The segment taaattctctttttaatctttctttatatatttctaatTGTAATTCTCCTATACCTTCAAAAATTGTTTCTTTTGTTTGTTCATCTGTTTTTACATAAAAGGTAGGATCTTCTTTTGtgaatttatttaatgCTTTTGTTAATTTCGTCATATctcctttttttaaaatttcaACAGCAACCGATATAACTGGTTTAGgtatgaaaatatttaataaatgtaGATTGGTGTTTATTCCATTTGTATACGTTGTACCTGTTGAACCGTTAATACCACTAATAGCAACTATATCTCCTGCACATGCTTCATTAACTTCTTTAGCCATATTAGAATGcattttcataattttttttactacttcttttttgtttgtcatcatatttgttatcatttcttttttctttatttttccttGATATATTCTGAAATAACTCATTTGTCCATACATGGCATCTTCTTGTATCTTGAATAAGAAACCTACCATAGgtaaattattatcacatAATAATTGTATCTTTTTCTTCGATTTATTCTTAGAACAATGATGATCATCCTTTTGTGTacaattattaataatatcgTGATTATTGTAATTAATAATAGATATGTCACTTTGAACTTGACTTTGATATTGTTGTGTATTTTGTATATCATTACaaatatcattattttttattttctctTCTAGTACATctgaatatatatatccataattatttatttcttttggTGAGGGTAAAAAGTTACAtacataatttaataaaatttgaACACCCACATTATTTTTGGCACTTCCTAAACATATAGGTGTAATTAGATTTTTAATAGTACATTTACGAATAGATGAataaatatcatttttttttatatcattaatatcattgtttaaatatatttcagCAAATTCATTATCTACATCTGCTAACTTTTCAAAAATACGATTTCTTAATAATTCCATTATttcaaaagaaaaagaattatctaatgataatatttcttctttattatttatttcatttaaaataataccATTTTTTCCTTGAAATAGGTATCCTTTTCCATCAATCAAATCGTATACACCTTTAAATTTTTGTTCAATACCTATAGGCATTTGTAATAAAATAgtatttaaatttaatcTTTTCTCGATAGTATGTAAGGTCCTTTCTACGTTAGCACCATCTCTAtctaatttatttataaataatattctaGGTATATGATATCTATCCATTTGTCTATTTACTGTTAAGGTTTGACTTTGAACCCCTGAAACTCCACATATAACTAAAATTGCAGAATCTAAAACACGTAAGGATCTTTCTACTTCTATAGTAAAATCCACATGACCAGGAGTatcaataatatttatattatattttttattatttatttccCATACACAATTAGTAGTAGCTGATTGAATAGTTATACCCTTTTCTCTTTCTAATTCCATAGAATCCATGGTTGCCCCAACCCCATCATTACCACGTACTTCATGTATACTCTTTATTTTACctgtataatataatattctttcTGTTAACGTTGTTTTGCCGGCATCAATATGAGCGCTTATACCTATGTTTCTCAAATTATTTATGGCACATGAGGAAAACTTGCATAAGCCACTTAAATAAAAgttataaattttattaggaatacttttttcaaaaaatcgccttccattatttttatataaaaaaatgtgtttcaaaataatcattataAGTGAAGcaaaatatatgtacacccttatatatgtaataaatatatgtgattatatgtaaatatatgtgataatatatgattatatgtaaatatatgtgattatatatgattatatgtgataatatatgattatatgtGATTATATGTGATTATATGTGATTATGTGCGTATATAggtataatattatatatattttttttttttgatacATATGcgtatatatttatatattaacaattaaataaaatatatatatataatatatataatgtgacatgattaattaaatattaaatcaCATTTCgaaataatacataaaaaaattaatatcatatatatgtgataatatttatcaaaaaaaaaaatattcttatatgcacatatacaaaaaaaaaaaaaaaaatataaaataaaataaaataaaataaaataattacataaaaatatttatatatatacatatatttataaaaataaccTCCTGTATcttgttttattttatttttatccttacataaaatttatataataatacatttttttttaatattttctcattttataaatatgatagGATAAATAgaacatattatataaaataaaaaaatttaacGACATAAtccttttttatcattatattgTTAATTTAGAAAACTATGGATTACGAACTGTATTTAATTTCAAATATTATGGGTAACTCTTTTCTcaaacaagaaaaaaaaaaaaaaaaaaaatatatatatatatatatatatatatcttataatGTCATATTTACAAAACTACCATGTTaacttatttttttctttttaggcatttttattgtaattttaatttttgtttttcaCTATTTATATTCCGATATAGATgattaaaaataacatatatggagaaattataaattatatataatatatatatatatatatatatattaaatttttttttttttttaatggTAAGGAAGAAGATTGCTCTATAACATTAGATTCattgatattataaataaatatattaacataataaaatattattatttatatgttgatatattgtataatatcatctctttttgaaaaacaaacaaatgattttattttatttgatttgatttgattttatattatattatattattttattttattttattttattttgttctgttctgtttctttttttccctttagtcgttttttattgtaatatatttttttagtatatatgtaataacCTATTGACTTTTTATCGTNNNNNNNNNNNNNNNNNNNNNNNNNNNNNNNNNNNNNNNNNNNNNNNNNNNNNNNNNNNNNNNNNNNNNNNNNNNNNNNNNNNNNNNNNNNNNNNNNNNNtttttttttttttttttttttttttttattttttttttttttaagtaaaaatttttttttttttttaaatatatattttttttttttttttaaaaaaaaaaaaaaaaaaaaaaaaaaaaaaaaaaaaaaaaaaatatatatatatatatatatatatatgtataatataaaaaaataattttccttatttttatgttaaGAATAAGCTTATCGTCTTGattattttctttctttttctaaTAAGTTCCAATGGTTTTTATgtcttttaaaatatgtgacattttaataataaagatgacgatatgataaattaacctataaatgtaattacaacgatatatatatagatatatatatatatatatgtgtttttttttttttttttttttttttttttttggtgGGGGGAGGACGAGGGAGCATATGtaagaagaaaattattttaattatgcTGCTCGATcttatgatataataaatattataaataaatatatatatatatatatatacatatacatatgtatgATATTTACTATATTGTGTgatattttgtatatttttttctttaaagGAGTAAGTACATATCGAGATGCTTATCTTGCTTAATAgtaattatttatatattaataattatacatCAACATTATATAGAGAaagttttatttttatgttttacTATATTAGTATGTGATATTAgataaatgaaaatatgtTTTGTATTATTTCGTATTTTATGAGTATTTTTGATGTTTTTACCTTTTTGATTTATATCattgtttttaaaataaacatcagcatgaaaattatttttatgatgatttgtttgatttatattttttattttatagttttgaattaaataacgtataattttcttaaactttgttttttgttttttcttttttcttataaattttaatcTCCTTGATTTTTCAAAATCTGGAAAACATGAccaaattttttttttttttttatatgtatcatctattgaaatattatcaacttcattatctatatatttattttcatcatcattattttttacattttgtaaattatcttttaaaCAATTAGATGTTAAATTcatttcttcttcatttttcatatattcattaaCATGTATAATTTGATcgttatatttttttgaattgATAAATAGAATGTGTTCATGAAGAAGTTGTTCTTTATATCTTAAGGTTCTATAGTCCTTACATGTTTTGTCggtattatataaatgtagattttcttctttcttattttctttttttttttgtgacatgtttttaaaaatttgtGCAAATTcgaaaatttttttaattctttttttgatttttttttttttttttttcccttcTTGGTCTTCTTCTTTGtgttcattatataaatgtttatGTGATAAGAAATGTTTATGTGGacaatttttatttatgttttcCCATATGTTGGATACATCCCCACCTCTACAACTACAACAATaactattaatattattattattgttgttgctgttattttttgtttttatttttttatttacttttttGTGATACATAGTACAATTATGCATAAGGGATCCATAATTCATTTcattaagaaaaaaagaattatgAAAAGGGTTAGGGTTAATTAAGAAATTATGTATTCGATAGAACATAAAATATGGATATGTTATATTTcgttttctttttttattattcgtttttatattttccatatatgttttattacattttatttctttaattttagcaagtatatatttacataatttattgttttttatttctttaaataatttctttaattttttattattataatataatttatcGTTAGTTACATATACATCAAGATGgttatttgtataatatttgatgtcattttcttttttcgACATATCTTTATGTTGAACAATAATTTCCGTGTGTGttcttaatatattatcactAGATACTTTATGCACATTgtttatatgaatatagTTTTGGTTAGTTTTGTCTTTCTctatgtttttattatctctttgtattatatttatattattataattatttatatattccatAGATTTTTGATTTATCCAGGATTTATTTTgggaaaaatatttttccGCAGATTGTTTTTTATCTATAAATGTAGCATCATTAATATCTAGATTTCCACCATCAAgatgtttattatatgtgtaaCAATTTAAGTTATTATATGCATTCGATACattatttctatttatatatgatctattttgataatttttatatgcaCCTGTTGTGTTTGCATCTGTCTTATGAACATAAATATCATCCATGTGATTGTCATAGTTTATATAACttttgtttaaaaaaaaattatattgatttttttttataataaaattaaaaaaaaattgtgTTAAGTTTGGTGATATATCACTTTTTAAAATGGAccatataattttttcatcaggaataaattttatgacattttcatttgtatttttcttttcagGAGAATATAAGATCatatccttttttattgttGATATATCTGTAGgattattaataaaattggtttcattatatgtgtttccatattttaaaattttattattttttagattttttttttcattatcatGTGTAATTCCtttagaaatatatttatttatattattaggataattatttgtgttattaaaacatatattattatcatgtTTTTTACAATgtatgttattattataatatctttGATGGTTATATGgagtattattattattattataattagTTTTATTGTTTCCTAAATTATGGTCGTTTTCTCTATATTGGTAATATCTATTACATTCGTTTTTATGATAATcatattgataataataataataattattatttttattactataactattattattattattattattattattattgttgttgttattgtcatcatcattatcatctttATGATGATCatcttttcttttattacTATCATATTCAGAAGCGCTGCTActttcatcatcatcatcatcatcatcaaCAACAACATTATCCCCATCggtttttttattttttttactcCTCTTCttcttaatattattattattattatgatcatCATTTCTATAGTTGTCCGTTTTTTCATTCGCTTTATcttcattaatattattattttgcATGTGCTCAATATTTCTGTTGtctatattaatatttactatttcatttttaaaacgTTCTACTTGTCCCCCGTTtggataatatatatgacaTTCTTTTTGGGCTTGATAATTTATGGATAATGAACTGATTTCATTTCTATCATCATCTATAAGATAAGAATTTttcaaatgaaaaattttattGTCAACAATCTTTGTTATGGGATATTTCTGTGTATCTTCATTCAATTTTGATTTGTTATCTTTCTTTGTGTTATTTTCTTGCGGATCTTTTAAATACATGCTGTACCTCTTTAAAACGTCATCCTTTTTGTGATATTTACTTTGCTtacttttttcttttccttGTTCTTCTCCCTTATCCTTTTCATCATCTTTATCTAaacatttaaaaagaaacatGTTATGTATACGTAAATGTTAAGTAATACATTCACACGAAAAgggaaagaaaaaaaatacatatatataaatatatatatatatatatatatatatatatatatatatatatatacatatacatatacatatacaatACATAGATgcataataattttattttttattactactatgtttactattattacttatgaatacatcattttcattataaataCTATCAAGGTATATCTTATTACTCCCACATTTAGTACTACAATCactatcattattaatatcatgttcatgattattataatttatattttggTTATTACTTGTATTACTACAATAAGAAAGTCGTATGTTACAACTATTTTGATCATAAACACCATCATGAAGGTGCTGATTATCTATCACCTCAATATTACAATAACTACTATCCGTATAATAATTAAgatgataattattattactactatgaaaataatttttttttataaaactattatgatttatattcattgaatatatttgttgCTCATTGTTAAAATAACTAGTTGAATTatccttatttttattattattattattatttttatttttatttttatttttattttttttattttttttttgcttaattataattatattaccTAAATTATTAGAATCCTTGTTTAGTATTTGTTCCATGGTTTCATATTCTTCTTGGTTTGCCActctttttaatttttttgttttaacaaaataataaaaataatgagCATAACTATTAAAGAGAATTTTATAGTTCATTAAATTTATAGTGTTATTTATAATAGCACCGATTCGTATTTTTTGAGAACAACAAATAAGACAATAAGAATAAccatttttaatattactaCATAAATTAACATGATCAATTTTAGAACTTATAGTACTCATTCTAATATTAGAACCAAACTCTAAGGATATTTTAACAGCATATTCAAAAACACCTAATGCATacatataatgatataattcATTAACCTTCATAAATCTTACTTTACCATAATCTAAaccattttttaataataactTGGTAGTTTTTTCAGCATCTCTATGATGATGTTCACgtatttcttttaatataagTTTTCTACCTATATCACCTAAAGGTCTATTAAATAATGGGTGCCACATTCTTCGTACATTATATGTAACGTTTGTACATTCActaaaattatataaatgcTTAAATTCTTCCCTTAATAAAAGTTCtcttaaaaaatattctctgttatattttacttctatgtcaaaataatattcataattacaaaaaattcCTTTATACTTTTCAAgaatattttcaaaattattacTTTCCTTATCGctttcatcatttttacATTGTTCAATATCTTCACAATGTTCCATATCTTTACAATGATCACCATCTATATTGTTATTACAACATGTATCTATATCTTCAGTATTTTTTTCAGATGCTTTCCCATGtacacattttttttttattattttgttttttcttttctgttcattatcttttatattattttcttcattttgaTTCTCCTCTTCATTTTGACTCTCCTCTTCATTTTTGTTTCcttcatcattttttttttcattttcatttagttttttctctttatttattctttctttttctttttctttttctttttctctTTGAGCAATTAAAAAGTTAATATACTGCTTGACGCATTTCATATCATTATGAATCTCACAATTACACGATGATGTTTTAACCATACCATTTATAGAATTGGCACTTTTCTTACCATATCTTAGATGGTTACATATATCGtttaaagaataaataCAGAAAGGGGTTCTTTTAATACGTTGTGATTCTGCTTCTAAGTTAATAATAGTTCCTCCTTTTTTTACGGTACCTCCAAAAGTTTTGGCTTTTCGAATTTTCTTATTTCTTTTAccattattttcattattatttgtcacattatttttcttatcttcttttatattcttGTTACTCCTTTTCTTTCCATCGCTATTATTagtttttttattcttagtatgtttcatattaatattcaGACTCACACTTTTTTGATAGTTCTCATGAATCCCTTCTTCATCTGCACAATTATTTTCTTGTTTAAAATAATTCTgatctttattatttatattgttatgtgggctattactattattgAGACActcatttttataattattatcttcattataattGTTATGTTCAAGGCTAGATGATACTGCACACATATTAGAATCTATAATTGACGACGAAGaaagaattatatttgGTTCGTTAGTActtatattaatattgttattattattgttattattattgttattattattgttattattattattattattattattattattattattgttattattattattaatattattaatattaataatgttaTTTTGGGGTGGTCTCATAAGGTTAGAACAAGATGTATAATTAcatatcatattattattattattaccatgTGAACACATAAAATTAGAGTTGGCcatcatattattattagatgAAGTAGATGCaaagtatatattattttgtgGGATCATCTGAATATTTTCATTCAgttcattattattgatTACTACATTATTTTGTTGAATATCATTTTGATTTATGTCAAAGCGGTTTGTTAGATGAATATTATCAGAAGACATTTGGCTAGAttgtacatttttattgtaCATACTATGATCATGattaatcatataattgttattattattgtagtaattattattattattattattattattattttttaggtttgatatataatttgaattattacttatatcttggaaattattattttgttgCATGTgcttattatttattaacatattatttgtatttatataattattgttTATAGCGGCAGctatatcattataattatcataagAAACATCGTTAACGTTATGAAGAATAGAAGTCATATTATCACtcttattattactataactattattattataactattatcattattattatcattattattattatcattattattattattattatcattattattattattattgtcattatttgtttggtgttttataaatgccatattatatgtactaatcatatttatattattattatccaaactcttcatattaatatggttaatattgttaatattgttaatatttctattatttatatttacgttgtttacatttatattatccatatcatatgtattattatataaatagttGTTGTTATGGTTTAGCATCTTTGTCCCAGGAACTTGttcattaatataataattataattataattataataataattattattattattattattgttattattaatgttattattaatgttattattttcttcaacGTTGTTAAAACAACCAAGGGAAACATTTTCTTCACGATacacattattattattattattattattattattattattatcatcatcattattattattattatcatcactattatcattattaacagcaatatttttatttattccATTTGTATTATGAATCATATATGCAGGGTTTCCATTTTCATCTTTTGAAATATCTTCCTGGTTTTGTACAGAcatcattttattatttatattcattctATTACTTTGtgaatataatatggatgccttattcatatttattcCCTTATGTATCATATCActattatcataattatattttatatttccatTGTAATTATTGTTTTCCTTATAATCTACTGTTTGATTTATAgatacattattataagaaGAATGAGTATATCCTTTTTCTACACctaaatttatatttttatttaattcttcatttttataaatagtatcgttattatacatataactattttcatttgtattatatgCAACTTTTTTAATGTCTCTTGGTAAAAATGCCACACCATTAGCCTCTTCTTCTTTACCATTTTGTTcatgttcattttttagTATTTGATTTTGTAATTGCTCATTATCATGTTCTAcacatttatttattacaccataatcatttaaaatattttttgtatttttaaattccttttctttttttatatgtaaagatatatcattttttattttagtTCCTGtttctattttatatgtgtctaatttatttacattacTATTTTGTGTGTAACAagtataattattataataataagaagaagaattattattactatcattattattattattattattattattattattactatcattattattatcatcaatGCTACCATATACTTTCCTTCCTATGGACACTTCGTTATTCTCATCTTCCCCTTCATCTTCATCTTGGCTCCTATTACCCCTTTCTAtcttatttaaattattttcattaatattattgtaaATACTTACATTTCTAGAATCTAATACTGTATTCGATCCATATTgtatcatattattatttatatctacCATTCTATTGTTCTTATCTAGCatgtaataattttcaCAGCCACCTATAGCTGTATTTGCAAAATCAGATCTGTTCATATTTGCCTGCACCTCTCCATTTTCAACAGAATGGTCATAATTATggataatattatgattatacATATTGATTTGGTTATCCATTTgattatattcatttaaattatttgatGAGTTCTCCATATAATTGTTATATGCTCCATTATTTTGATAGTTTGTGTCATATTCTGTTTGTATTAAATTTATGTTTGTACCTTTTCTTgttattttacttttattttgttctgTATTTGTATTGATAGGAAAAGAATTATAAGTGCTATTTCTTGTTTTGTTTTCTGTTTCGTTTTTTAAGaatttattttgaataatattatatgtataataagaataattaGGTATCGTGTtcttatcatataaaatagtTTGTTTGTTAGAGTGATTTGTGTTTTTCGAGAGTGGAAAATTTTGGTTTGTCGTATCATTATTTTGGtcatatatttctttattatttgaagtagaaatgttaatattattattattatgataattatgatcattatatgtattattcaaataattGTTGTACTTCAAATGATTTCCATCTTGCCTATTCTCCGTGTTATAAGGATCATTCATGATAGGATATTCCCTACTATTATGATAttgattataattattattaaaatattgattattataatattgatTGATAGggttataataatattggTTATTATgttgattattatattggTTATTATCACgattattatattgattattatgttgattattatattgattattatattggttattatcataattattatattggtt is part of the Plasmodium reichenowi strain SY57 chromosome 12, whole genome shotgun sequence genome and harbors:
- a CDS encoding elongation factor G, putative, with the translated sequence MIILKHIFLYKNNGRRFFEKSIPNKIYNFYLSGLCKFSSCAINNLRNIGISAHIDAGKTTLTERILYYTGKIKSIHEVRGNDGVGATMDSMELEREKGITIQSATTNCVWEINNKKYNINIIDTPGHVDFTIEVERSLRVLDSAILVICGVSGVQSQTLTVNRQMDRYHIPRILFINKLDRDGANVERTLHTIEKRLNLNTILLQMPIGIEQKFKGVYDLIDGKGYLFQGKNGIILNEINNKEEILSLDNSFSFEIMELLRNRIFEKLADVDNEFAEIYLNNDINDIKKNDIYSSIRKCTIKNLITPICLGSAKNNVGVQILLNYVCNFLPSPKEINNYGYIYSDVLEEKIKNNDICNDIQNTQQYQSQVQSDISIINYNNHDIINNCTQKDDHHCSKNKSKKKIQLLCDNNLPMVGFLFKIQEDAMYGQMSYFRIYQGKIKKKEMITNMMTNKKEVVKKIMKMHSNMAKEVNEACAGDIVAISGINGSTGTTYTNGINTNLHLLNIFIPKPVISVAVEILKKGDMTKLTKALNKFTKEDPTFYVKTDEQTKETIFEGIGELQLEIYKERLKREFNINVNLKNPKINFKETITKPFECSYTYKKQKGGAGLYAHVHAIFETISDNYNDTTHCTFVNEVIGNDLPKNFILSIEKAFKEQIEKGYLYNSEIINMKMRLIGGKIHEVDSNDLAFKKATINLIKENYHNFCPVLLEPIMLVEIISNYEHQSNILTSITKRKGLVNNIVNNLNIIYIYADIPLKHMFNYINEIRAITQGQGTYTMEFSRYEQVSKNDLDEILKQKSTA